A genomic segment from Methanobrevibacter ruminantium encodes:
- a CDS encoding 50S ribosomal protein L31e, with the protein MAEELERTYVIPLRKVKNVKRTIRAPRAIREVQSFLMKHMKAEEVKLDASINEFIWERGIQKIPSKVKVNAVKDEEGVVKATLAEN; encoded by the coding sequence ATGGCAGAAGAATTAGAAAGAACTTATGTTATTCCACTTAGAAAAGTTAAAAATGTAAAAAGAACTATCAGAGCTCCTAGAGCTATCAGAGAAGTTCAAAGCTTTTTAATGAAACATATGAAAGCGGAAGAAGTTAAACTTGATGCTTCTATTAATGAATTTATTTGGGAAAGAGGAATTCAAAAAATTCCATCTAAAGTAAAAGTAAACGCTGTAAAAGATGAAGAAGGTGTTGTTAAAGCAACTTTAGCAGAAAACTAA
- a CDS encoding sodium-dependent transporter, producing MASEKSVWDSNIAFVLAMIGSAVGLGNIWRFPNVLYSNGGGSFMIPYIVSLFILGISFVLVEYAVGFKFKTSLSKIFFTIKSRLEPIAWFIILVVFLITTYYVCVVAWDLIYVALSLTKAWGANPDLFFTVSVLHASDSLSGITTIVPWVFISVFLVWLSSWAIVQKDLNEGIGKVSKILLPVLVVIVIVIVAFSLTLPGASIGYTQIFTPDWSALTNLNVWLAAFGQIVFSLSLGMSIALTYASYLPEDSKLTDNALIVAFSNSGFEVFNAIGIFSILGFMTLTTGIPFNELVTEGTGLAFVVFPKVFNVMGPWASVIGPLFFLCILFAGLTSLMALLEVASFAISEKFGFSRRKSATLVCVVGFCISCLFSTAAGSYLLGIFDAFLNNFALLFGVFLECIIFGWIYNFDELVEVLNSHSSIQMDSFWKIIIKYILPVCIFVLWAQGVYSTILTGDTTSHLIMLALAIVLVIVPIIFTLLPAKNEDYYKPIQDD from the coding sequence ATGGCGTCTGAAAAGTCTGTGTGGGATAGTAACATTGCTTTTGTTTTGGCAATGATTGGTTCCGCTGTAGGTTTAGGTAATATTTGGCGTTTCCCAAATGTTCTTTATTCCAATGGTGGAGGATCATTCATGATTCCTTATATAGTATCTCTATTTATTTTAGGAATCTCCTTTGTTTTGGTGGAATATGCGGTAGGATTTAAATTCAAAACATCCTTATCCAAGATATTTTTCACCATCAAGTCTAGATTGGAACCTATTGCTTGGTTTATCATATTGGTTGTATTCTTAATCACAACATACTATGTTTGTGTAGTTGCTTGGGACTTGATATATGTTGCTTTGAGTTTAACCAAGGCATGGGGTGCAAACCCTGATTTATTCTTTACAGTTAGTGTTTTGCATGCATCTGATTCCCTTTCAGGTATTACTACCATTGTTCCATGGGTTTTCATATCTGTTTTCCTTGTTTGGTTAAGTTCGTGGGCTATTGTCCAAAAAGACTTGAATGAGGGTATTGGTAAAGTAAGTAAAATACTATTGCCTGTCTTAGTTGTAATTGTAATTGTAATTGTTGCATTTTCCTTGACTTTACCTGGTGCTTCAATAGGTTATACTCAGATATTCACTCCAGATTGGTCTGCCTTAACCAATCTGAATGTGTGGTTGGCTGCATTTGGTCAAATCGTATTTTCACTTAGTTTAGGTATGTCAATTGCACTTACATATGCAAGCTACCTCCCAGAGGATTCCAAATTAACTGACAATGCTTTGATTGTAGCATTTTCCAACTCTGGATTTGAAGTGTTCAATGCAATTGGAATCTTCTCAATCTTAGGATTCATGACTTTAACCACTGGAATTCCATTCAATGAATTGGTTACTGAAGGAACAGGTTTAGCATTTGTTGTTTTCCCAAAGGTATTTAATGTAATGGGTCCTTGGGCATCTGTTATTGGACCATTGTTCTTCTTATGTATCTTATTTGCAGGTCTAACTTCTTTAATGGCTCTCCTTGAAGTGGCGTCATTTGCAATTTCTGAAAAATTCGGCTTTTCAAGAAGAAAATCCGCAACTTTAGTATGTGTTGTTGGATTCTGCATATCCTGTTTATTCTCAACTGCTGCAGGAAGTTACCTCTTGGGAATCTTTGATGCATTCCTAAACAACTTTGCATTGCTATTTGGAGTATTCCTTGAATGTATAATATTTGGTTGGATATACAATTTCGATGAGCTTGTTGAAGTATTAAACAGTCATTCATCCATTCAAATGGATTCATTCTGGAAGATTATTATCAAATATATATTGCCTGTTTGTATCTTTGTATTGTGGGCTCAAGGAGTTTACAGCACTATTTTAACTGGAGACACTACAAGCCATCTGATTATGCTTGCTTTAGCAATCGTTCTTGTAATTGTTCCAATAATATTCACTCTATTGCCTGCAAAGAATGAGGATTATTACAAGCCAATTCAAGATGATTAA
- a CDS encoding Na+/H+ antiporter NhaC family protein — MEMNRNLKIGLIVAISVIALFVLSLLITNAPAGDDNAVRFGILTLLPPLVAIALAFITKETILSLFIGVFVGEFMVSVNDLNIISSAINAFLAMGSQIISCMADPWNAGIILQCLLIGGIIQLVTKMGGAKALADEFAKRADTPRKAQLFTELLGLCVFFDDYANSLIVGPIMRPVMDKLHVSREKLAFVVDATAAPVAGIAIISTWIGLELSLITQGFQSIGMNVSGFGIFLQTIPFRFYNILILIFIVISALTYYEFGPMKEAEKRARARKEDEPVESLEATSFDDVKPVEGIKLSVWNAIIPIGVLVVGALIAFYWSGYTTILGGEDQALITLMKTSPLSFSGIFEALAASDASVALFQAALLASIVAILMAVLQKIMTIEEAISEWVGGMKTIVITGVILLLAWSLGGVIGELGTADYLVGVLAGAIPIFILPTLIFVLGALISFATGTSYGTMSILMPLTIPLAWAVNPEIGFVIVCTSGVLTGAIFGDHCSPISDTTILSSMGTSCNHIAHVSTQIYYAIFVAAIAIIFGYIPAGFGIQWYISIPVAIVVMYIGLRVLGEKVPFGEVEEA, encoded by the coding sequence ATGGAAATGAATAGAAATTTAAAAATTGGATTGATTGTAGCTATTTCTGTAATAGCTCTTTTCGTTTTATCCTTGCTAATTACCAATGCACCAGCTGGAGACGATAATGCAGTTCGTTTCGGTATTTTAACTCTCTTACCTCCTCTTGTGGCTATTGCTTTAGCATTCATAACCAAAGAGACTATTTTATCTTTGTTTATTGGGGTTTTCGTTGGAGAATTCATGGTTTCCGTTAACGATTTAAACATTATCAGCTCTGCTATCAATGCATTTTTAGCAATGGGTAGTCAAATTATTTCTTGTATGGCTGATCCATGGAATGCAGGTATTATCCTTCAATGTTTACTTATTGGTGGTATCATCCAATTAGTAACCAAGATGGGTGGTGCAAAAGCTTTAGCAGATGAATTTGCTAAACGTGCTGACACTCCTAGAAAAGCTCAATTATTCACTGAACTTTTAGGTTTATGTGTATTCTTTGACGATTACGCTAACTCTTTAATTGTAGGTCCTATTATGAGACCTGTTATGGACAAACTTCACGTATCCAGAGAAAAATTAGCATTTGTAGTAGACGCAACTGCAGCTCCTGTTGCAGGTATTGCTATTATTTCTACTTGGATTGGTTTAGAACTCAGTTTAATTACTCAAGGGTTCCAATCCATTGGAATGAATGTAAGTGGATTCGGTATATTTTTACAAACTATTCCATTTAGATTCTATAACATTTTAATCTTAATCTTCATTGTTATCTCTGCACTCACTTACTATGAATTTGGACCAATGAAAGAAGCAGAGAAAAGAGCACGTGCTAGAAAAGAAGATGAACCAGTCGAATCTCTTGAAGCAACCAGTTTTGATGATGTTAAACCGGTTGAAGGTATTAAATTATCTGTTTGGAATGCAATTATTCCTATTGGTGTATTGGTTGTCGGTGCACTTATTGCATTCTACTGGAGCGGATATACCACTATCTTAGGTGGAGAAGATCAAGCTTTAATTACCTTAATGAAAACCTCTCCATTATCATTCAGCGGTATATTTGAAGCATTAGCAGCTTCTGACGCATCTGTTGCTTTGTTCCAGGCAGCATTGCTTGCTTCAATTGTAGCTATTCTCATGGCAGTGCTCCAAAAAATCATGACCATCGAAGAAGCTATCAGTGAATGGGTAGGCGGTATGAAAACTATCGTTATCACTGGTGTAATCTTATTGCTCGCTTGGTCCTTAGGTGGAGTTATTGGTGAATTAGGTACTGCTGATTACTTAGTAGGTGTATTGGCAGGTGCAATACCTATATTTATTTTACCAACATTAATCTTCGTTTTAGGTGCTTTAATTTCCTTTGCAACAGGTACTTCCTATGGTACAATGAGTATTTTAATGCCATTAACCATTCCTCTTGCTTGGGCAGTAAATCCTGAAATAGGCTTTGTAATCGTATGTACCAGTGGTGTATTGACTGGTGCTATCTTTGGTGACCACTGTTCACCAATTTCAGATACTACAATTTTATCCTCTATGGGTACAAGTTGTAACCACATTGCCCACGTAAGTACTCAGATATACTATGCAATATTCGTTGCAGCTATTGCTATAATATTCGGTTACATCCCTGCAGGATTCGGTATTCAATGGTACATTTCAATCCCTGTAGCTATTGTAGTGATGTACATCGGATTAAGAGTGCTTGGTGAAAAAGTACCATTCGGAGAAGTTGAAGAAGCTTAA
- the rpl18a gene encoding 50S ribosomal protein L18Ae codes for MLTKIYRIKGSFVMGSETQVFTKEFKAINEEDIYEKLYSIFGSKHRIKRSQIKVDSIEEISEDEVEDPVVKAIL; via the coding sequence ATGTTAACAAAAATTTATAGAATTAAAGGTAGTTTTGTAATGGGCAGTGAAACCCAAGTTTTCACTAAAGAATTCAAAGCTATCAACGAAGAAGACATTTATGAAAAACTTTATTCCATTTTTGGAAGTAAACATAGAATAAAAAGAAGTCAAATTAAAGTTGACTCTATTGAAGAAATTTCTGAGGATGAAGTAGAAGATCCTGTAGTTAAAGCAATTCTCTAG
- the ftsY gene encoding signal recognition particle-docking protein FtsY, which translates to MEEPIEETFDKIEESEEIEEFSDDEDISEEELDEMLDAALEEESEEELEDSKEDSDADKKEKSGFLGFLKRDKKEDSKEDSVEDLEEESEEETEEAAEEGEEYSQIDSVEDSEEEISEDEVEEEKEEESKKSRRSLFRRKKKEESDESDDEGKKEKSGGFLSFIKEKSISEDDVEDILFELELGLLEADVAMDVSSVVVESVKNDLVGQKIKRSSDIEDYTYKALKNAVAKIIDIEGKSMTELLEEKVAQGEPLVVMLVGINGTGKTTTIGKLSNYYIKKGYTPVIAASDTFRAGAIEQVQYHADNLGVKLIKHEKGSDPAAVAFDAVQHARAKGKELVLIDTAGRMQTNTNLMDEMKKIRRVSKPDLVVFVGDALTGNDATEQARKFNEAIDIDGVILTKADADSKGGAALSIGYIIKKPILFLGMGQSYDDIKEYDADWMLEQIFS; encoded by the coding sequence ATCGAAGAGCCTATCGAAGAAACTTTTGATAAAATTGAAGAATCTGAAGAGATTGAAGAATTTTCAGATGATGAAGATATTTCAGAAGAAGAATTGGATGAAATGCTGGATGCTGCTTTAGAGGAAGAGTCTGAAGAAGAATTGGAAGATTCTAAAGAAGATTCAGATGCTGATAAAAAGGAAAAATCAGGATTCTTAGGTTTCTTGAAAAGAGATAAAAAAGAAGATTCTAAAGAAGATTCAGTTGAAGATCTTGAGGAAGAGTCTGAAGAAGAAACTGAAGAAGCAGCAGAAGAAGGGGAAGAATATTCCCAAATTGATTCTGTTGAAGATTCTGAAGAAGAGATTTCAGAAGATGAAGTTGAAGAAGAGAAAGAAGAGGAATCTAAAAAATCCAGACGTTCATTATTCAGACGTAAGAAGAAAGAAGAATCTGATGAGTCTGATGATGAGGGCAAAAAGGAAAAATCCGGCGGATTCTTATCATTCATTAAGGAAAAGTCAATATCTGAAGATGATGTTGAGGATATCCTATTTGAACTTGAATTAGGTCTTTTGGAAGCGGATGTTGCAATGGATGTTTCAAGTGTTGTTGTCGAATCTGTCAAAAATGACTTGGTTGGTCAGAAAATTAAAAGAAGTAGTGATATTGAGGATTACACTTACAAGGCTCTTAAAAATGCTGTGGCTAAAATCATTGACATTGAAGGAAAATCAATGACTGAACTCCTTGAAGAGAAAGTTGCTCAAGGAGAGCCTCTTGTTGTAATGCTTGTAGGTATCAATGGTACTGGAAAAACCACCACTATTGGTAAACTTTCCAATTATTACATTAAAAAAGGTTACACTCCAGTTATTGCTGCATCAGATACATTTAGGGCAGGAGCTATTGAACAGGTTCAATATCATGCAGATAATTTAGGTGTTAAATTGATCAAGCATGAAAAGGGATCTGACCCTGCAGCTGTAGCATTTGATGCAGTTCAGCATGCTAGGGCTAAAGGAAAAGAGCTTGTATTGATTGACACTGCTGGAAGAATGCAAACAAACACCAATTTGATGGATGAAATGAAAAAGATTCGCAGAGTCTCTAAACCTGATTTGGTCGTGTTTGTAGGTGATGCATTAACCGGTAACGATGCAACAGAACAGGCAAGAAAATTCAATGAAGCTATTGATATAGATGGTGTCATACTTACCAAGGCAGATGCTGATTCAAAAGGTGGTGCTGCACTTTCAATTGGTTACATCATTAAAAAGCCAATCTTATTCTTAGGTATGGGACAATCTTATGATGACATTAAGGAATATGATGCTGACTGGATGTTAGAGCAAATATTCTCTTAA
- a CDS encoding translation initiation factor IF-6, with protein MLKRINLTGNPNLGVYISVNDEVAIVPFNLPTEMEPVMKEALEVDLIRTSIAGCNLNGVLATGNSNGFVVSPHTTDREMELLEDAGLNVARLPGKYTAVGNILAVNDYGAMAGPNIKEETIKVIEDTLKVPVEIYQFADSKIVGSASIITNKGALLHRDTLSDELGHVEEFFKVEGNIGTVCKGMPLVGACGIANSNGVMVGEHTTGPEMARIEEALGFLDFGDF; from the coding sequence ATGCTTAAAAGAATAAATTTAACTGGAAATCCTAATTTAGGAGTTTACATATCCGTTAATGATGAAGTAGCTATTGTTCCTTTTAATCTTCCTACTGAAATGGAACCTGTGATGAAAGAGGCACTTGAAGTCGATTTGATTAGAACTTCTATTGCAGGATGCAATTTGAATGGAGTTCTCGCTACTGGAAATTCTAATGGTTTTGTTGTTTCTCCACACACAACTGATAGGGAAATGGAACTTTTAGAGGATGCAGGGCTTAATGTTGCAAGACTTCCTGGTAAATATACTGCAGTGGGAAATATCCTTGCAGTAAACGATTATGGTGCTATGGCAGGTCCAAACATTAAGGAAGAAACTATAAAAGTCATTGAGGATACTTTAAAGGTTCCTGTAGAGATATATCAATTTGCTGATTCCAAAATTGTCGGTTCAGCAAGTATAATCACTAATAAAGGTGCGCTTTTACATAGAGATACCTTATCTGACGAACTTGGACATGTTGAAGAGTTCTTTAAGGTTGAAGGAAATATAGGGACAGTATGCAAAGGTATGCCTCTTGTAGGTGCATGTGGTATCGCTAACTCTAATGGAGTTATGGTTGGAGAACATACCACTGGTCCTGAAATGGCTAGAATCGAAGAAGCTTTAGGCTTTTTGGATTTCGGTGATTTTTAA
- a CDS encoding DNA-binding protein, translated as MSELDEIRKRRMAELQQQQAAMNADPQQMAQQQLLEQQAAQQQAEMQAQLKQAMKQILTPEARGRLDNLRLTKPELVQNIEIQLLQSAQAGSLRGKVTDEQLKVLLKNLMGQKREIHITRR; from the coding sequence ATGAGTGAACTTGATGAAATACGCAAAAGACGTATGGCTGAATTACAACAACAACAAGCAGCTATGAATGCTGATCCACAACAAATGGCACAGCAACAATTGCTAGAGCAGCAAGCTGCTCAACAACAAGCAGAAATGCAAGCTCAGTTAAAGCAAGCTATGAAACAGATTTTGACTCCAGAAGCTCGTGGTAGATTAGATAATCTCAGATTAACTAAACCAGAACTCGTTCAAAATATTGAAATCCAATTGCTTCAATCAGCTCAAGCAGGTTCTCTTAGAGGAAAAGTAACTGATGAACAACTTAAAGTTTTACTTAAAAATCTCATGGGTCAAAAAAGAGAAATCCACATTACAAGAAGATAA
- a CDS encoding YhbY family RNA-binding protein, whose product MNEARSAMTINIGKAGVNDNVIEEIKRQLKSNPIIKLRFAKNVARNKDDLISNIVEGTKSQLIDVRGNVAVIYKKQSN is encoded by the coding sequence ATGAATGAAGCTCGTTCCGCTATGACAATAAATATTGGAAAAGCTGGTGTTAATGACAATGTTATTGAAGAGATTAAACGTCAGTTAAAATCCAATCCTATTATTAAATTACGATTTGCTAAAAATGTAGCAAGAAATAAAGATGATTTAATAAGCAACATTGTTGAAGGCACTAAATCCCAACTTATTGACGTTAGAGGAAATGTTGCTGTTATTTATAAAAAGCAATCTAATTAG
- a CDS encoding DUF7411 family protein — translation MKACVLYSGGKDSSLMGIILDQLGFDVELVTANFGVYDSFHPARKSAESIGLNHKVLDLDISILEKAVDMIMEDGFPNDGIKYLHEAVVEEVANHYELVADGTRRDDKTPKLNRNQIRSLEDRKDIQYMNLDSFGYKTIKYLVDNLFELKHEKSNKDTSSDYEVEIRLLIDEKGGNSSDIFPEHYQTNVSGLKKQINRI, via the coding sequence ATGAAAGCTTGTGTTCTTTATAGCGGTGGCAAAGACAGTTCATTGATGGGAATTATCCTTGACCAATTAGGTTTTGATGTTGAACTCGTTACTGCTAACTTCGGCGTTTATGATTCATTTCATCCAGCTAGAAAATCTGCAGAGTCCATTGGTTTAAATCATAAGGTTTTAGATTTGGACATTTCCATTTTGGAAAAAGCTGTTGATATGATTATGGAAGATGGTTTTCCTAATGATGGGATAAAGTATCTTCACGAAGCTGTTGTCGAGGAAGTTGCAAATCATTACGAACTTGTTGCTGATGGCACAAGAAGGGATGACAAGACTCCTAAGCTCAACAGAAATCAAATCAGAAGCTTGGAAGACAGAAAAGATATTCAATATATGAATCTTGATAGTTTTGGATATAAGACCATCAAATATCTTGTAGACAATCTTTTTGAATTGAAGCATGAAAAGAGCAATAAGGATACAAGTTCAGATTATGAGGTTGAAATCCGCTTATTGATTGATGAAAAAGGAGGAAATTCCTCAGATATTTTCCCAGAACATTATCAAACTAATGTTAGTGGGCTAAAGAAACAGATCAATAGGATTTAG
- a CDS encoding adenylate kinase family protein, whose protein sequence is MSILNDLSEDTVIFISGTPCTGKTTVASDLNDYLSSNGFHSRLIKVNDFAIENDLVLGEDPDKLYKVIDIDGLNESLNEEIDKSSDCVLIVEGHLSHLCEGADKMIVLRLNPSILKNRLEERNYSESKIQENLEAEALAVCSAEAYEIYGDKTNEIDASDKSVEEIRDLIIDIASGKMECPVGSIDYMEWLLE, encoded by the coding sequence ATGTCTATTTTAAATGATTTGTCCGAAGATACAGTTATTTTTATTTCAGGCACTCCTTGCACGGGCAAAACAACTGTTGCAAGTGATTTGAACGATTACCTGTCCAGCAATGGATTTCATTCAAGACTCATTAAGGTAAATGATTTTGCAATTGAAAATGACTTGGTTTTAGGTGAAGATCCCGATAAGCTTTATAAAGTCATTGACATTGATGGATTAAATGAATCTTTGAATGAGGAAATCGATAAAAGCAGTGATTGTGTTTTAATAGTGGAAGGTCATTTGTCTCATCTTTGTGAAGGTGCAGATAAAATGATTGTTCTTCGTTTAAATCCATCCATTCTTAAAAATAGGCTTGAAGAAAGGAACTATTCAGAGTCTAAAATTCAAGAAAACCTTGAAGCTGAAGCATTGGCAGTCTGTTCAGCAGAAGCTTATGAGATTTATGGGGATAAAACCAATGAGATAGATGCAAGTGATAAGTCTGTTGAAGAGATTCGTGATTTGATAATAGATATTGCATCTGGTAAAATGGAATGCCCTGTTGGTTCAATCGATTATATGGAATGGCTTTTGGAATAA
- a CDS encoding OBG GTPase family GTP-binding protein translates to MSIEEKIKAIEEEIQKTPYNKATSHHIGKLKAKISKLKEEQIKRSSGGSKGEGFHIKKSGDATAVLVGFPSVGKSTLLNELTNAESKVGAYQFTTLEIIPGVMEYNNAQIQIFDIPGIITGAAGGKGRGKEILSVARTADLIIVVLDTLNPQHLNVILKELDNVGVRPNQTKPDVRIKKTRKGGVNVSTTVPLTYLDEKTIRSIINEYGIHNADVLFRDDVTIDQFIDVIEDNKSYVPMMILLNKVDLVDLDYLKQLQKEIPEFIPISADKKLNIDALKEEIFDHVDLIRVYLKPQGRKADMEDPLVIRRGSTVIDACEKLHREFVKNFRHAKIWGTSVKFPGQKVGPDHVLEDEDVLRIILKK, encoded by the coding sequence ATGTCTATAGAAGAAAAAATAAAAGCTATTGAAGAGGAAATTCAAAAGACACCTTATAATAAAGCTACTTCTCACCATATAGGTAAATTAAAGGCTAAGATTTCAAAGCTTAAGGAAGAACAGATTAAAAGAAGTAGTGGTGGATCCAAAGGTGAAGGGTTCCACATTAAGAAGAGCGGTGATGCTACAGCGGTTTTGGTAGGTTTCCCATCAGTAGGTAAATCTACATTGCTTAATGAATTAACCAATGCTGAAAGTAAGGTTGGAGCTTATCAATTCACTACTTTAGAAATTATTCCTGGAGTTATGGAATATAATAATGCTCAAATTCAAATTTTTGACATTCCTGGAATCATTACCGGTGCTGCTGGAGGTAAAGGTAGAGGTAAAGAGATTCTATCTGTTGCAAGAACTGCGGACTTGATTATCGTGGTATTGGATACACTTAATCCACAGCATTTGAATGTTATCTTAAAGGAGCTTGATAATGTAGGTGTAAGGCCAAATCAAACCAAACCTGATGTTAGAATCAAAAAGACACGTAAAGGTGGAGTCAATGTTTCTACAACAGTTCCTTTAACCTATTTGGATGAAAAAACCATCAGATCAATTATAAATGAGTATGGGATCCACAATGCAGATGTCTTGTTTAGGGATGATGTAACAATTGACCAGTTCATTGATGTTATTGAAGACAATAAATCCTATGTTCCTATGATGATTCTATTGAATAAGGTGGATTTGGTTGACCTTGATTACCTAAAGCAACTTCAAAAGGAAATTCCTGAATTCATACCTATTTCTGCAGATAAGAAACTCAATATTGATGCACTTAAAGAGGAAATATTCGACCATGTAGATTTAATTAGGGTTTATTTAAAGCCGCAAGGTAGAAAAGCAGATATGGAAGATCCGTTGGTTATCAGAAGAGGGTCTACAGTTATTGATGCATGTGAAAAGTTACACAGGGAATTCGTTAAAAACTTTAGGCATGCTAAGATTTGGGGAACTTCAGTAAAATTCCCAGGTCAAAAGGTAGGTCCAGACCATGTCCTTGAGGATGAGGATGTCTTACGTATAATTCTTAAAAAATAA
- a CDS encoding ribonuclease P protein component 4: MARGKKPDWMIEIAQERMDILFNRAEKEYKEHPERSHRYVELARKISKKYNAKIPQVWGRRYCKNCYKFLVPGHNCAVRLINNEINIYCGECGHIMKIPYIREKKLKRRAKIDSYTFKKRDYE, translated from the coding sequence ATGGCTAGAGGAAAAAAACCTGATTGGATGATTGAGATAGCTCAAGAAAGGATGGATATTCTTTTTAATCGTGCAGAAAAGGAATATAAAGAACATCCTGAAAGATCTCATCGTTATGTTGAGCTTGCTCGAAAGATTTCCAAAAAGTATAATGCAAAAATTCCTCAAGTTTGGGGACGAAGATACTGTAAAAATTGTTACAAGTTTTTGGTTCCCGGTCACAACTGCGCTGTCCGGCTAATTAATAATGAAATTAATATTTATTGTGGCGAGTGTGGCCATATTATGAAAATTCCTTACATCAGGGAAAAAAAGTTAAAAAGGAGAGCTAAAATTGACTCTTACACTTTCAAAAAAAGAGATTATGAATGA
- a CDS encoding 50S ribosomal protein L39e yields MSRNKPLAKKLRMAKANKQNRRIPIWAYSKTQRKLRYRPKPRHWRRNDLKI; encoded by the coding sequence ATGAGTAGAAATAAACCATTAGCTAAAAAATTAAGAATGGCTAAAGCTAATAAACAAAACAGAAGAATCCCTATTTGGGCTTATTCTAAAACTCAACGTAAATTAAGATACAGACCTAAACCTAGACATTGGAGAAGAAATGATCTTAAAATATAG
- the pfdA gene encoding prefoldin subunit alpha: protein MEDQQKLQQILAQLEVYKSQSELYQTQIDAVQTSLAEIKILESTLDDISGKDTVETLVPLGAGSFINAEIKNENKVIMSLGSGVAVSKTFEEAKETAAQQKQELENTLDKLFADLQQITNIVAQLSPQAEQLMQKLQAQGMR, encoded by the coding sequence ATGGAAGACCAGCAAAAATTACAACAAATTTTAGCTCAACTTGAAGTTTACAAATCCCAATCTGAGTTATACCAAACTCAAATTGATGCAGTTCAAACTTCTCTTGCTGAAATTAAAATTTTAGAATCTACATTAGATGATATAAGTGGTAAAGACACTGTTGAGACTTTAGTACCTCTCGGTGCTGGCTCCTTCATTAATGCAGAGATTAAAAATGAAAATAAAGTTATTATGAGCCTCGGTTCTGGTGTTGCAGTATCCAAAACTTTTGAAGAAGCTAAAGAAACTGCTGCTCAGCAAAAACAAGAGCTTGAAAATACTTTAGACAAGTTATTTGCAGATTTACAACAAATCACTAATATTGTAGCTCAGCTTTCTCCTCAAGCTGAACAATTAATGCAAAAACTTCAAGCTCAAGGAATGAGGTAA
- a CDS encoding 30S ribosomal protein S19e codes for MTTVFDVPAELLINTVADEFRDNNDKIVAPEWTKLVKTGVHKERKPENIDWWYVRCASILRRVYIDGPVGVRSLRTFYGGKKDRGVNPEKFRKGSGSIVRVALHQLEDAGYVEKVDAGRIITPEGRSFLDNTSAELIKDIPELSKY; via the coding sequence ATGACAACTGTATTTGATGTTCCTGCAGAGTTATTAATTAATACTGTTGCAGATGAATTTAGAGATAATAATGATAAAATTGTTGCCCCTGAATGGACAAAACTTGTTAAAACTGGTGTTCACAAAGAAAGAAAACCAGAAAACATCGACTGGTGGTATGTAAGATGCGCTTCTATCTTAAGAAGAGTTTATATTGATGGACCAGTTGGAGTAAGAAGTTTAAGAACCTTCTACGGTGGTAAAAAAGACAGAGGAGTTAACCCTGAAAAATTCAGAAAAGGTAGTGGCTCTATTGTAAGAGTAGCTTTACATCAATTAGAAGATGCAGGTTACGTGGAAAAAGTCGATGCTGGAAGAATTATTACTCCAGAAGGTAGATCTTTCTTAGATAATACTTCTGCTGAATTAATTAAAGATATTCCAGAACTTTCAAAATATTAG